The sequence below is a genomic window from Deinococcus cellulosilyticus NBRC 106333 = KACC 11606.
TCCAGGGATGCTCAGAATTGATCCCTTCCAGCCGCAACCCCTTCCTGTCTTCCCCCTCAACACCCAGATCGTGCTGGACCCGGGTCACGGCGGCAGTGATCCCGGTGCTGTCGGAGGGGTGGTTGAAAAAGAAGTGACCCTGCAGGTGGCCCAGATGGTGCGGGACCACCTCACCCAGGCAGGCGCACAGGTCACTTTGACCCGCAACGCAGATGTGGACCTCAGCCCCATCAAAGACCGCGATCTGCGGGCAAGGGCCGCAATGGGGAAACCTCCACAGCAGTACTTTGTTTCCATCCACGTGAACAGTGACACGGCAGGCAATGGAGCCGGAATTGAAACCTGGTATTACACCCCACAGAGCAAAACTTTTGCAGACGCCCTGCAAAGACGCATGATCGAGATGACCGCCCACACCTCCAGGGGGGTCAAACGGGCTCCTTTTGTGGTCATCAAAGAACCCTACATCCCTGCCGCACTGGTGGAGGTGGGCTTTGCCAGCCATCCCCTCGACAGCGAGAACCTGAGAAACCCCATCCACCTGCAACGCATTGCTTATGGCATTGCCCAGGCCATCCGGGACCAGTACCCCACCCTGCCCTCTCTGGCTCCTGTGACCCCTCCAGAGCCTTCCATTCCTCTCCCCACCACCCCATTGGAGACCCCTGATCCCTCAGTTCCTCTTGATCCCGACTTTGAGCATGGACAAATGTAAGGTGAATGACCGAAAACCATTACAATGTGAAACATGCAACTGATCGAACAACTGCAGAGCCTCTTCGGGGGATTTGAATCGTTCTGGCTGATCGTCACACAGTTTGGCAATGACATGACTTTCATCGCCTTGCTGGCCCTCTATTACTGGCTGGTCAGCCCGTCTGGAGGCCGCCAGCTTGGTGTGTGGTTCGGCATCAGCCTGCTGGTGAACACCCTGATCAAAGACAGTCTGGGATACGAGCGCCCCTACGACCTCAAACCCGAGATCGCCAGTGAGGC
It includes:
- a CDS encoding N-acetylmuramoyl-L-alanine amidase family protein codes for the protein MHLRYYGWVHHLARFFTVLLAPLVLSTTLAQGVLSAPRSAKREGFTRVVLDLPPNTPYLLTYLPDGIQIRLTGMQAAPLSGTLNAADVQSWSYAADADGVTVRFKTPFPVNDQRGLKFLPLPPSEDSTQLRLVLDFSPGMLRIDPFQPQPLPVFPLNTQIVLDPGHGGSDPGAVGGVVEKEVTLQVAQMVRDHLTQAGAQVTLTRNADVDLSPIKDRDLRARAAMGKPPQQYFVSIHVNSDTAGNGAGIETWYYTPQSKTFADALQRRMIEMTAHTSRGVKRAPFVVIKEPYIPAALVEVGFASHPLDSENLRNPIHLQRIAYGIAQAIRDQYPTLPSLAPVTPPEPSIPLPTTPLETPDPSVPLDPDFEHGQM